In Turicibacter sanguinis, a genomic segment contains:
- a CDS encoding nitrous oxide-stimulated promoter family protein — protein MKKLGRVEKEKQIIQLMIEIYCHKKHQQQKDLCEECQALLEYAHKRLSFCKFGDEKTACRKCPIHCYKKDMKMKVKEVMRFSGPRLLIYRPVEFIKHWFY, from the coding sequence ATGAAAAAGTTAGGAAGAGTGGAGAAAGAAAAACAAATTATTCAGTTAATGATTGAAATTTATTGTCATAAAAAACATCAACAACAAAAGGACCTTTGTGAAGAGTGCCAAGCATTATTAGAGTATGCGCACAAACGATTAAGTTTTTGTAAGTTTGGTGATGAAAAAACGGCTTGTCGAAAGTGTCCGATTCATTGCTATAAAAAAGATATGAAAATGAAAGTCAAAGAAGTGATGAGATTTTCAGGGCCAAGACTGTTGATTTATCGCCCAGTTGAATTTATCAAACATTGGTTTTATTAA
- a CDS encoding YbaN family protein codes for MNKVKKGLLVTIGLLSMGLGLIGVILPVLPTTPFLLLASVCFVKGSDRFDRWFKGTKLYQKHLETFVESKKMTLKQKWMILLFADFMLMFPFILIDSLHMRLFLILLILCKFYYFFVKIETIKN; via the coding sequence ATGAACAAAGTAAAAAAAGGTTTATTAGTAACGATTGGATTACTTTCAATGGGACTTGGATTGATTGGTGTAATCCTTCCAGTTTTACCCACGACGCCCTTTTTACTTTTAGCATCAGTTTGTTTTGTAAAAGGTTCGGATCGCTTTGATCGATGGTTTAAAGGAACAAAGTTATATCAAAAGCATTTAGAAACGTTTGTTGAAAGTAAAAAAATGACATTAAAACAAAAATGGATGATTTTATTATTTGCCGATTTTATGTTAATGTTTCCATTTATTTTAATTGATAGTTTACATATGCGTTTATTTTTAATCCTTTTAATTCTTTGTAAGTTTTACTACTTCTTCGTTAAAATTGAGACTATTAAAAATTAA
- a CDS encoding Crp/Fnr family transcriptional regulator: MDMQKIHESVFNKMALFSTVSKNTIQKLKEEVRVCHFSKGEYVIRDREVTELVYIVLSGKVSVYKLSENGEKRIIFILDQGHILNDDLVQNLPSAVNCECFEECCMLAYEKAMFIKLMQTDFELTKAVLGQYSSKLRRTYRQLKNAPTNIAMEKK, from the coding sequence ATGGATATGCAAAAAATTCATGAGTCGGTTTTCAACAAAATGGCCTTATTTTCAACTGTATCAAAAAATACCATTCAAAAGTTAAAAGAAGAGGTACGAGTCTGTCATTTTTCAAAAGGAGAGTACGTCATTCGGGACCGTGAGGTGACAGAATTAGTTTATATTGTGTTAAGTGGAAAGGTTTCTGTTTATAAATTAAGTGAGAACGGTGAAAAGCGAATTATTTTTATTCTAGACCAGGGTCATATTTTGAATGATGATTTAGTTCAAAATCTTCCCAGTGCCGTTAATTGTGAATGTTTTGAAGAATGTTGTATGTTAGCGTATGAAAAGGCGATGTTTATTAAATTAATGCAAACAGATTTTGAGTTAACAAAAGCTGTGTTGGGTCAGTATTCATCTAAACTTCGACGAACATATCGACAATTAAAAAATGCTCCAACTAATATTGCAATGGAAAAAAAATAG
- a CDS encoding Crp/Fnr family transcriptional regulator — translation MPTSDGYVIDIPLSVVYLSQLVGAQRETVSRALKKLIDAGLVRYEHKKIYISDLKALGDYHKTK, via the coding sequence ATTCCAACATCAGATGGATATGTGATTGATATTCCGTTAAGTGTTGTTTATTTATCACAATTGGTGGGTGCACAACGAGAAACCGTCTCAAGAGCGTTGAAAAAATTAATTGATGCTGGGTTAGTTAGATATGAACATAAGAAAATATATATATCGGACCTTAAAGCATTAGGTGATTACCACAAAACTAAATAA
- the asrA gene encoding anaerobic sulfite reductase subunit AsrA — MGLKMNKSDFNTVLATLNKEYRIYAPKNFKGQGTFSDTDRVRYGEIQSIEEIIFDVKSSFSYKEVILPITQTLFFFTEDEVKEAKMNEEKILIFLRSCDMHAVRRLDEIYLNNGGFEDIYYKKFREKTKFVVMGCAQSFESCFCVDMETNRFDQYDSYIHVEGDVVSFDVKDEELRKLLVELDHNSTEIKPQFVTSNPTRVKIPEKLDLRVVYSPVWEEYSARCIGCGRCNFVCPTCTCYTMQDIFYKDNQKCGERRRVWASCQVHGFTDMAGGHSFRQTNGQKMRFKVMHKIYDYKKRFGYHMCVGCGRCDDICPEYISFSNCINKLEKAMDEVE; from the coding sequence ATGGGATTAAAGATGAATAAATCAGATTTTAATACAGTCTTAGCCACACTTAACAAAGAGTATCGTATTTATGCTCCTAAAAATTTTAAGGGGCAAGGGACATTTTCAGATACTGATCGTGTTCGCTATGGAGAGATTCAATCAATTGAAGAGATTATTTTTGATGTTAAATCAAGTTTTTCATATAAAGAAGTGATTCTACCAATCACACAAACGTTATTCTTCTTTACAGAGGATGAGGTAAAAGAAGCAAAGATGAATGAAGAGAAAATATTAATTTTCTTAAGAAGCTGTGATATGCATGCCGTTCGTCGTTTAGATGAAATCTATTTAAATAATGGTGGATTCGAGGATATTTATTATAAAAAGTTCCGTGAAAAAACAAAGTTCGTTGTTATGGGATGTGCACAAAGTTTTGAAAGTTGCTTCTGTGTGGATATGGAAACCAATCGCTTTGATCAGTATGACTCATATATTCATGTTGAAGGAGACGTCGTTTCATTCGATGTAAAGGATGAAGAATTAAGAAAGCTTTTAGTGGAATTAGACCATAATTCAACTGAAATTAAACCACAATTTGTGACTAGTAATCCGACTCGTGTTAAGATCCCAGAAAAATTAGATCTTCGAGTTGTCTACTCACCTGTTTGGGAAGAGTATAGTGCTCGTTGTATCGGTTGTGGACGTTGTAATTTTGTTTGTCCAACGTGTACTTGCTATACAATGCAAGATATTTTTTACAAAGACAATCAAAAATGTGGAGAACGTCGTCGTGTTTGGGCTTCTTGTCAAGTTCATGGCTTTACGGATATGGCTGGGGGACATTCATTTAGACAAACAAATGGACAAAAAATGCGTTTTAAAGTCATGCACAAAATTTATGACTATAAAAAGCGATTTGGATATCATATGTGCGTGGGTTGTGGACGTTGTGATGATATTTGTCCAGAGTATATCTCGTTTTCAAATTGTATCAATAAATTAGAAAAAGCGATGGATGAGGTGGAGTAA